Proteins from one Mycobacterium sp. EPa45 genomic window:
- a CDS encoding aminopeptidase P family protein — protein sequence MTHSQRRDRLAAALAADGLDAILVSDLVNVRYLSGFSGSNAALLVFAGDTPAVLATDSRYRTQAAQQAPDLETVIERACGRHLIGRAVADGARRIGFESHVVTVDGFDVLAREIDQQPAAELVRASGRVEALREVKDAGELALLRLACEAADAALAVLVSSDGLRPGRTEREVGRQLEALMLEHGGDGPSFETIVAAGANSAIPHHRPTDAVLAAGDFVKIDFGALVGGYHSDMTRTFVLGAAQDWQQEIYQLVAAAQRAGRNALDVGAELRDVDNAARQVIVEAGYGEFFGHGLGHGVGLQIHEAPGINSAAAGTLLAGSVVTVEPGVYLPDRGGVRIEDTLVVGERSPELLTRFPKELQVI from the coding sequence GTGACACATTCCCAACGTCGGGACCGGCTGGCCGCCGCACTGGCCGCCGACGGACTGGACGCGATCCTGGTCAGTGACCTGGTCAACGTGCGTTATCTCTCCGGTTTCAGCGGGTCGAACGCGGCGTTATTGGTGTTCGCCGGCGACACGCCCGCCGTGTTGGCCACCGATTCTCGCTACCGGACGCAGGCGGCGCAGCAGGCGCCGGACCTGGAAACGGTCATCGAACGGGCCTGCGGGCGCCATCTGATCGGGCGCGCGGTGGCCGACGGTGCCCGCCGGATCGGGTTCGAGAGCCACGTCGTGACCGTCGACGGCTTCGACGTCCTGGCCCGCGAGATCGACCAGCAGCCGGCCGCTGAGCTGGTCCGGGCGTCGGGCCGGGTCGAAGCACTGCGCGAGGTCAAGGACGCCGGCGAGCTGGCGCTCCTGCGGCTGGCATGTGAGGCCGCTGACGCCGCGCTGGCGGTGCTGGTGAGCAGCGACGGCCTGCGGCCGGGGCGCACCGAGCGGGAGGTCGGCCGCCAGCTCGAGGCGCTGATGCTCGAACATGGCGGGGACGGGCCGTCGTTCGAGACGATCGTGGCGGCCGGGGCCAATTCGGCGATCCCGCATCACCGGCCCACCGACGCGGTGTTGGCGGCCGGTGACTTCGTCAAGATCGACTTCGGCGCACTGGTCGGCGGCTATCACTCCGACATGACTCGCACGTTCGTGCTGGGGGCGGCGCAGGACTGGCAGCAGGAGATCTACCAGCTGGTGGCCGCAGCGCAGCGGGCCGGCCGGAACGCCCTCGATGTCGGGGCCGAACTGCGCGACGTGGACAACGCGGCCCGGCAGGTGATCGTCGAGGCCGGGTACGGTGAATTCTTCGGCCACGGCCTGGGGCACGGCGTCGGACTGCAGATCCACGAAGCGCCGGGAATCAACTCCGCTGCCGCCGGTACACTGCTTGCTGGCTCCGTGGTGACCGTGGAACCCGGTGTCTACCTGCCCGACCGTGGCGGTGTCCGCATCGAGGACACCCTGGTCGTCGGCGAACGGAGTCCCGAACTGCTCACCCGGTTCCCCAAGGAACTACAGGTCATCTAG
- a CDS encoding class I SAM-dependent methyltransferase, with protein sequence MDAQEHFATLAAVWDAHAEAMDAAMGEHAWAARAALAVAPGERVLDVGCGAGLSAVALGAEVGADGWVAAVDVAAEMVAAAARRLSAAGVSGVAVTADAGTADLVAVAGSGMPFDAVHARFGLMFFDDPEEAFRNIFRALRPGGRLAASVWQQLIGNLWMVLTTATAMPILGGDRPPLPEPGQPGPFSMADPDATAALLTGAGFVDVEIRPVEAPFLFEGDGLAAAERVLSAGPLGPAFLSADAATRRAAVEGVVAALDQYRGPSGYLVPAASWCVTARRP encoded by the coding sequence ATGGACGCCCAGGAGCACTTCGCAACTCTGGCCGCGGTCTGGGACGCGCACGCCGAAGCCATGGACGCCGCGATGGGCGAGCACGCCTGGGCGGCACGCGCGGCGCTGGCCGTCGCACCCGGGGAACGAGTCCTCGACGTGGGCTGCGGGGCCGGGCTCTCGGCGGTGGCGCTGGGCGCCGAGGTGGGTGCCGACGGCTGGGTGGCCGCGGTCGACGTAGCCGCCGAGATGGTGGCCGCCGCCGCCCGGCGACTGTCGGCGGCCGGTGTTTCCGGTGTGGCGGTGACCGCCGACGCCGGCACTGCCGATCTGGTCGCGGTGGCCGGTTCCGGTATGCCGTTCGACGCCGTGCACGCCCGGTTCGGGTTGATGTTCTTCGACGACCCGGAAGAGGCTTTTCGCAACATCTTTCGGGCGCTGCGTCCGGGTGGCCGACTGGCCGCATCGGTGTGGCAGCAGCTGATCGGCAATCTCTGGATGGTGCTCACCACTGCGACCGCGATGCCGATACTCGGCGGGGATCGGCCGCCGCTGCCCGAACCCGGGCAACCCGGACCGTTCTCGATGGCCGATCCTGACGCCACCGCCGCGCTGCTGACCGGCGCGGGTTTCGTCGACGTCGAGATCCGCCCGGTCGAAGCGCCGTTCCTGTTCGAGGGCGATGGCCTCGCGGCGGCGGAGCGGGTGCTCAGCGCCGGGCCGCTCGGGCCGGCGTTCCTGTCCGCCGATGCGGCCACGCGACGTGCGGCAGTCGAGGGCGTCGTCGCCGCACTGGATCAATACCGCGGCCCGAGCGGTTACCTGGTCCCGGCCGCGTCGTGGTGCGTGACGGCGCGGCGACCCTGA
- the efp gene encoding elongation factor P, with protein MASTADFKNGLVLNIDGQLWQITEFQHVKPGKGPAFVRTKLKNVLSGKVVDKTYNAGVKVETATVDRRDATYLYRDGSDFVFMDSEDFEQHPLSEALVGRLADFLLEGMPVQIAFNEGAPLYLELPVTVELEVASTEPGLQGDRSSAGTKPATLETGAEIQVPLFINTGDKLKVDSRDGSYLGRVNA; from the coding sequence GTGGCATCCACCGCCGATTTCAAGAACGGTCTTGTGCTGAACATCGACGGCCAGCTCTGGCAGATCACCGAGTTCCAGCACGTCAAGCCGGGCAAGGGTCCGGCCTTCGTCCGCACCAAGCTCAAGAACGTGCTCTCCGGCAAGGTCGTCGACAAGACATACAACGCCGGAGTGAAGGTGGAGACCGCGACCGTCGACCGGCGCGACGCCACCTACCTATACCGAGACGGCTCGGACTTCGTGTTCATGGACTCCGAGGACTTCGAGCAGCACCCGCTGTCCGAGGCGCTGGTCGGCCGGCTGGCCGACTTCCTGCTCGAGGGCATGCCCGTGCAGATCGCGTTCAACGAGGGTGCCCCGCTGTATCTGGAGCTCCCGGTGACCGTCGAGCTCGAGGTCGCCAGCACCGAGCCCGGCCTGCAAGGCGACCGCTCCAGCGCCGGCACCAAGCCCGCGACACTGGAGACCGGGGCCGAGATCCAGGTGCCGTTGTTCATCAACACCGGGGACAAGCTCAAGGTCGACTCTCGCGACGGCAGCTACCTGGGGCGTGTGAACGCCTGA
- the aroB gene encoding 3-dehydroquinate synthase, whose protein sequence is MTESSSPVTIEVAVDPPYPVIVGTGLLGELGELLGGRHKVAILHQPVLTQTAEVIRAHLADSGVDAHRIEIPDAEAGKDLPVVGFIWEVLGRIGIGRRDALVSLGGGAATDVAGFAAATWLRGVDIVHVPTTLLAMVDAAVGGKTGINTEAGKNLVGAFHQPAGVLVDLAMLETLPHNELVAGMAEIVKAGFIADPKILDLIEADPQAAVDPAGSVLPELIRRAIAVKAEVVAADEKESALREILNYGHTLGHAIERRERYRWRHGAAVSVGLVFAAELGRLAGRLDDETAARHRAVLTSLGLPVSYDADALPELVESMAGDKKTRSGVLRFVVLDGLAKPGRLEGPDPALLAAAYAEVAK, encoded by the coding sequence ATGACAGAGTCCTCGTCGCCGGTGACCATCGAGGTCGCCGTCGATCCGCCCTACCCGGTGATCGTCGGCACGGGTCTGCTCGGTGAGCTCGGTGAGTTGCTCGGTGGTCGGCACAAGGTGGCCATCCTGCACCAGCCGGTGCTGACGCAGACCGCTGAGGTCATCCGCGCGCATCTGGCGGACTCCGGTGTCGACGCCCACCGCATCGAGATTCCCGACGCCGAGGCCGGTAAGGACCTGCCGGTGGTCGGGTTCATCTGGGAAGTGCTGGGCCGCATCGGAATCGGCCGCAGGGACGCATTGGTCAGCCTCGGTGGCGGTGCGGCGACGGATGTGGCCGGCTTCGCCGCGGCGACCTGGCTGCGCGGAGTCGACATCGTGCACGTGCCGACCACGCTGCTGGCGATGGTCGACGCCGCGGTCGGCGGGAAGACCGGGATCAACACCGAGGCCGGCAAGAATCTGGTCGGTGCCTTCCATCAGCCGGCAGGTGTGCTGGTAGACCTCGCGATGCTGGAGACGTTGCCGCACAACGAACTCGTCGCCGGGATGGCCGAGATCGTCAAGGCCGGCTTCATCGCCGACCCGAAGATCCTGGACCTCATCGAGGCGGACCCGCAGGCCGCCGTCGACCCGGCCGGTTCGGTGCTGCCCGAGCTGATTCGCCGGGCGATCGCCGTCAAGGCCGAGGTGGTGGCAGCCGACGAGAAAGAGTCGGCGCTGCGCGAAATCCTCAACTACGGGCACACTTTGGGCCACGCCATCGAACGCCGCGAGCGGTACCGGTGGCGTCACGGTGCGGCGGTCTCGGTGGGCCTGGTGTTCGCCGCGGAGCTGGGCCGGCTGGCCGGACGGCTCGATGACGAGACCGCGGCCCGCCACCGTGCGGTGCTGACGTCGCTGGGTCTGCCGGTGAGTTACGACGCCGACGCGCTGCCCGAACTAGTCGAAAGCATGGCCGGCGACAAGAAGACCCGCTCGGGGGTGCTGCGGTTCGTGGTGCTCGACGGGCTGGCCAAGCCGGGCCGGCTGGAAGGTCCCGATCCGGCGCTGCTGGCGGCGGCCTATGCGGAGGTGGCCAAATGA
- the aroQ gene encoding type II 3-dehydroquinate dehydratase, with product MTTVLVLNGPNLDRLGRREPEIYGSTTYDDLVTLVETQATELGMTAVVRQSNSEGQLLEWLHHAADAGDPVILNAGALTHTSIALRDACAELKAPLIEVHISNVHAREEFRHHSYLSGVATGVIVGLGIQGYLLALRYLATLETTLDQP from the coding sequence ATGACCACGGTTCTGGTGCTCAACGGCCCCAATCTCGACCGGCTCGGCCGCCGCGAACCCGAGATCTACGGCAGCACAACCTATGACGACCTCGTCACCCTCGTCGAGACGCAGGCGACCGAACTGGGAATGACCGCGGTGGTGCGCCAGTCCAACAGCGAAGGCCAGCTGCTGGAGTGGTTGCACCACGCCGCCGACGCCGGCGACCCGGTGATCCTGAACGCCGGTGCGCTCACCCACACCTCGATCGCGTTGCGTGACGCGTGCGCCGAGCTGAAGGCACCGCTGATCGAGGTACACATCTCCAATGTGCATGCGCGAGAAGAGTTTCGGCATCACTCGTACCTCAGCGGGGTGGCGACCGGGGTGATCGTCGGGCTGGGGATTCAGGGCTACCTACTGGCGCTGCGCTACCTGGCCACCCTGGAAACGACACTCGATCAGCCGTGA
- a CDS encoding acyl-CoA dehydrogenase family protein — MISDDFVACLAERAAEAEELRRLPDATIADFRASGLARLLLPARYGGEQAPFSAILEPVRRMAHGCASSAWTLGFYTLHNWMLALFGEQAQDEVFADGPVLCPAPLAPTGRGVPVDGGVRLSGRWSWATGIMAADWVMVGALCGPDDGVYPALALLPAEDIAVEDVWHTDGMRGTGSHDVLVTDVFVPEHRLVGVIDVYGGTAPGAALHDATAYRWPMVPALSLLAAMPALGAAEAVADGFATRLGERVLAYSGVAQKQQPAAQIRLGDARVRLRALHGLLGDTVETIEGMVTDGTRIPRAVRAAARVAAAHIVHESRAVIADLLESSGASAHFLHNPLQRAKRDVDVISGHVVFDYDVSRELAGALEIGAPVSPIAMV; from the coding sequence ATGATCAGCGACGACTTCGTGGCCTGCCTGGCCGAGCGGGCGGCCGAGGCCGAAGAGCTGCGCCGGCTTCCCGACGCCACCATCGCCGACTTCCGGGCCAGCGGACTGGCTCGCCTGCTGCTGCCGGCCCGCTATGGCGGTGAGCAGGCGCCGTTCTCTGCGATCCTGGAACCGGTGCGCCGGATGGCGCACGGCTGCGCATCCAGCGCCTGGACGCTCGGGTTCTACACGCTGCACAACTGGATGCTGGCGCTGTTCGGCGAGCAGGCTCAGGACGAGGTGTTCGCCGACGGCCCGGTGCTGTGCCCGGCGCCGCTGGCGCCGACAGGCCGCGGTGTGCCGGTGGACGGCGGCGTGCGGTTATCCGGACGATGGTCGTGGGCCACCGGGATCATGGCCGCCGACTGGGTGATGGTCGGTGCGCTGTGTGGACCCGATGACGGGGTGTATCCGGCCCTGGCGTTGCTGCCCGCCGAAGATATTGCGGTCGAGGATGTTTGGCACACGGACGGGATGCGCGGGACCGGATCGCACGACGTTCTGGTGACAGACGTCTTCGTCCCCGAGCACCGACTGGTCGGCGTCATCGATGTCTACGGCGGCACCGCGCCGGGCGCGGCGCTGCACGACGCGACGGCGTATCGGTGGCCGATGGTGCCCGCGCTGTCGCTGCTCGCGGCGATGCCGGCGCTGGGTGCCGCCGAGGCGGTCGCCGACGGGTTCGCCACCCGGCTGGGCGAACGGGTGCTGGCCTACTCCGGCGTCGCGCAGAAGCAACAGCCGGCCGCGCAGATCCGCCTCGGCGACGCCCGGGTGCGGCTACGTGCACTGCACGGGTTGCTGGGCGACACGGTCGAGACGATCGAAGGCATGGTCACCGACGGCACCCGCATTCCGCGGGCGGTTCGCGCTGCGGCCCGCGTCGCGGCCGCGCACATCGTGCACGAATCCCGGGCCGTCATCGCCGACCTCCTTGAATCCTCGGGTGCCAGTGCGCACTTCCTGCACAACCCGTTGCAGCGTGCCAAGCGCGACGTCGACGTGATCTCCGGCCATGTCGTGTTCGACTACGACGTCAGCCGCGAACTGGCCGGCGCGCTGGAGATCGGTGCGCCGGTCTCGCCGATCGCGATGGTCTAG
- the nusB gene encoding transcription antitermination factor NusB has product MADRKADKGRHQARKRAVDLLFEAEARGLTPAEVADSRIGLAEANPDVSALNPYTVTVARGVAVNSAHIDELITSHLQGWTLERLPAVDRAILRVAVWELLHAEDVPEPVAVDEAVELAKELSTDESPGFVNGVLGQVMLVTPQIRAAAAAVRGTDPEA; this is encoded by the coding sequence ATGGCCGACCGCAAGGCCGACAAGGGTCGGCACCAGGCGCGCAAGCGCGCCGTCGACCTGCTGTTCGAGGCCGAAGCCCGCGGTCTGACGCCGGCCGAGGTGGCCGACTCGCGAATTGGGTTGGCCGAGGCCAACCCGGACGTGTCGGCGCTCAATCCCTACACGGTGACCGTCGCCCGGGGCGTCGCCGTGAATTCGGCGCACATCGACGAGTTGATCACCTCGCACCTGCAGGGCTGGACGTTGGAGCGGCTGCCTGCCGTGGACCGCGCGATCCTGCGGGTGGCGGTGTGGGAGTTGCTCCACGCCGAGGACGTTCCGGAGCCGGTGGCCGTCGACGAGGCGGTCGAGCTGGCCAAGGAGCTGTCCACCGACGAGTCGCCGGGCTTCGTCAACGGGGTACTGGGCCAGGTCATGCTGGTGACTCCGCAGATCCGTGCGGCCGCCGCCGCGGTCCGGGGTACCGACCCGGAGGCGTAA
- a CDS encoding shikimate kinase: MAPKAVLIGLPGSGKSTIGRRLAKAMGVAMLDTDAAIEEKTGRTVADIFANDGEKEFRRIEEEVIRDALATHDGVLSLGGGAVTTPGVRDALAGHTVIFLEISAAEGVRRTSGSTVRPLLAGPDHAEKYRSLMNERVPLYRRVATIRINTNRRNPGAVVRHIVSRLENPQPPRRRRPPWRRSSSTSEKSSAPTQADEPSESTPVTPATPAAMAARRAGVRK; this comes from the coding sequence ATGGCGCCGAAGGCCGTGCTGATCGGGTTGCCCGGCTCCGGGAAGTCGACCATCGGGCGGCGGCTGGCCAAGGCGATGGGCGTGGCGATGCTCGACACCGACGCCGCTATCGAGGAGAAGACCGGCCGCACCGTCGCCGACATCTTCGCCAATGACGGCGAGAAGGAGTTCCGCCGCATCGAGGAAGAGGTGATCCGCGATGCGCTGGCCACCCATGACGGCGTCCTGTCCTTGGGTGGCGGCGCGGTCACCACACCCGGCGTGCGCGACGCGCTGGCCGGGCACACGGTGATTTTCCTGGAGATCAGCGCGGCCGAAGGGGTGCGGCGGACCAGCGGCAGCACTGTGCGACCGCTACTGGCCGGCCCCGACCACGCCGAGAAATACCGCTCGCTGATGAACGAGCGGGTGCCGCTCTACCGGCGGGTCGCGACGATCCGGATCAACACCAACCGGCGCAACCCCGGTGCCGTTGTGCGCCATATCGTTTCGCGGCTGGAGAATCCACAGCCGCCGCGCCGGCGCAGGCCACCGTGGCGGCGATCGTCGTCGACGTCCGAGAAGAGTTCCGCCCCAACACAGGCGGATGAACCGTCCGAGTCCACCCCGGTCACTCCCGCCACCCCGGCGGCGATGGCCGCCCGCCGCGCCGGAGTTCGCAAATGA
- a CDS encoding B-4DMT family transporter, producing the protein MTTWLLRGLAFAAGMVIVRLVQGTLINIYETKAGLISISLVVLFGIASFVWGLFDGRADANANPDPDRRRDLAMTWLLAGLVAGIVSGLITWIISLFYKNVYAEGLISEVTTFAAFTALMVFVPAIAAAALGRFLVDRKRPDEPRRRYGEAHDVFDAVDNDDRTGPIAGLGHHESAATEAHTSQVATAERDEPTEQIDMRGKSDKA; encoded by the coding sequence ATGACTACGTGGTTGTTGCGCGGCCTGGCGTTCGCTGCCGGCATGGTGATCGTCCGTCTCGTGCAAGGCACGCTGATCAACATCTACGAGACCAAGGCGGGACTGATCAGCATCTCGCTGGTCGTGCTGTTCGGTATTGCGTCGTTCGTGTGGGGCCTGTTCGACGGACGCGCCGACGCCAACGCCAACCCCGATCCGGACCGCCGCCGCGACCTGGCGATGACCTGGCTGCTGGCCGGACTGGTCGCCGGCATCGTCAGCGGCCTGATCACCTGGATCATCTCGCTGTTCTACAAGAACGTCTACGCCGAGGGTCTGATCAGTGAGGTCACCACCTTCGCCGCGTTCACCGCGCTGATGGTCTTCGTGCCGGCCATCGCCGCCGCCGCACTCGGCCGCTTCCTGGTCGACCGGAAGCGGCCCGACGAACCACGCCGCCGTTACGGCGAGGCGCACGACGTGTTCGACGCGGTCGACAACGACGACCGGACCGGGCCGATCGCCGGGCTCGGACATCACGAGTCCGCGGCGACCGAGGCCCACACCTCCCAGGTGGCCACCGCCGAGCGCGACGAGCCGACCGAGCAGATCGACATGCGGGGCAAGTCCGACAAGGCGTAG
- a CDS encoding MBL fold metallo-hydrolase, translated as MTLGAANVTRVVETRIQMRTSLFADTPAQAWADNADLLEPSFWDRPAEQWRIAMQSWVIEVDGLLVVVDTGVGNDRDRPHMPPLDHLCTDFLAQFRAAGFDPADIDVVVNTHLHTDHVGWNTHLVEGRWVPTFPNARYVMPEADYRFFGPGGDGENDGMRTVLADSVIPVTDQIQLWSEDLQLSPSLRLRPAAGHTPGSSVLWLDAPSPAVFVGDLTHCPIQIRRPDDACAFDVDAAAARVTRRRVLTEAAQARATVFPAHYPGHGGPVIVASGDGFDVSDWAPLAAI; from the coding sequence ATGACGCTGGGCGCGGCCAACGTCACGCGGGTCGTCGAAACCCGGATCCAGATGCGTACATCGCTGTTCGCGGACACCCCGGCGCAGGCATGGGCTGACAACGCCGATCTGCTTGAGCCGAGCTTCTGGGATCGGCCCGCCGAGCAGTGGCGAATTGCGATGCAGTCCTGGGTGATCGAGGTCGATGGTCTGCTTGTTGTCGTCGACACCGGGGTGGGCAACGACCGCGATCGCCCGCACATGCCGCCGCTGGATCACCTGTGCACCGACTTCCTGGCACAGTTTCGCGCGGCCGGCTTCGACCCGGCCGACATCGACGTCGTGGTCAACACCCACCTGCACACCGACCATGTCGGCTGGAACACCCACCTCGTCGAGGGGCGGTGGGTGCCGACGTTCCCCAATGCGCGCTACGTGATGCCCGAAGCCGACTACCGCTTCTTCGGCCCCGGCGGCGACGGCGAGAACGACGGAATGCGAACAGTGTTGGCTGACAGCGTGATTCCGGTAACCGATCAGATTCAGCTGTGGTCCGAGGACCTTCAGCTCAGCCCATCCCTGCGGTTGCGTCCAGCGGCGGGACATACGCCCGGATCGTCGGTGTTGTGGCTCGACGCGCCCAGCCCCGCCGTGTTCGTCGGCGATCTGACGCACTGTCCGATCCAGATCCGGCGGCCCGACGACGCCTGCGCCTTCGACGTCGATGCGGCCGCCGCCCGCGTCACCCGCCGGCGGGTGCTCACCGAGGCGGCGCAAGCCCGAGCCACAGTCTTTCCCGCGCATTACCCCGGGCACGGGGGACCGGTGATCGTCGCGAGTGGCGACGGCTTCGACGTCAGCGACTGGGCGCCGCTGGCGGCGATCTAG
- a CDS encoding TetR/AcrR family transcriptional regulator produces the protein MPTGTAGRLSAADWVAAGFSLLATDGVKALTVGRLCERVGATKGSFYWHFADIGAYRRAMADTWAEVNDTDRAEFTGLAGLPPRERLARMMGALLSQRHWMLERAMREWARTDADVAAAVAASDRRVRRAVRQAYLDDGFSTEEAGVRADATFAAGVGFLHLSATAPGPRAVAQQQLFLEIMLRH, from the coding sequence ATGCCCACCGGCACGGCGGGTCGGTTGAGTGCTGCCGACTGGGTGGCGGCCGGGTTCTCGTTGCTCGCCACCGACGGCGTGAAAGCGCTGACCGTCGGACGGCTCTGCGAGCGGGTGGGCGCCACCAAGGGCAGCTTCTACTGGCACTTCGCCGACATCGGCGCCTACCGGCGGGCAATGGCCGACACCTGGGCCGAGGTGAACGACACCGACCGTGCCGAGTTCACCGGGCTGGCCGGGCTGCCGCCGCGGGAGCGGCTCGCCCGGATGATGGGAGCCCTTCTCAGCCAACGGCATTGGATGCTGGAGCGGGCGATGCGGGAGTGGGCGCGCACCGATGCCGATGTCGCAGCCGCCGTGGCGGCCTCCGACCGGCGGGTGCGCCGTGCGGTGCGGCAGGCCTACCTCGACGACGGGTTCAGCACCGAGGAGGCCGGCGTCCGGGCCGATGCGACATTCGCCGCGGGCGTCGGATTCCTGCACCTGTCGGCTACGGCTCCGGGCCCGAGAGCCGTGGCGCAACAACAGCTTTTCCTGGAGATCATGCTGCGGCACTAA
- the aroC gene encoding chorismate synthase — translation MLRWTTAGESHGRALVAVVEGMVAGVRVTSADIAEQLARRRLGYGRGARMKFEQDQVTVLAGVRHGETLGGPIAIEIGNTEWPKWETVMASDPVAADDLDVARNAPLTRPRPGHADFAGMLKYGFDDARPVLERASARETAARVAAGTVARSFLRQALGVEVLSHVISIGGSKPYDGPPPAAGDLAGIDESPVRASDKDAEADMIAEIEAAKRDGDTLGGIVEVVVHGLPIGLGSFTSGENRLDSQLAGAVMGIQAIKGVEIGDGFETARRRGSQAHDEMYPGPDGVVRSTNRAGGLEGGMTNGQPLRVRAAMKPISTVPRALATVDMATGDEAVAIHQRSDVCAVPAAGVVVETMVALVLARAVLQKFGGDSLEETRRNVESYLQAVAERMPGETREAPVRVSG, via the coding sequence GTGTTGCGATGGACGACTGCCGGTGAATCTCACGGCCGCGCGCTGGTAGCCGTGGTCGAAGGCATGGTCGCCGGTGTGCGCGTGACTTCTGCCGACATCGCCGAGCAGCTGGCCCGCCGTCGGCTGGGCTATGGCCGCGGCGCGCGGATGAAGTTCGAGCAGGACCAGGTCACCGTGCTGGCCGGGGTCCGCCACGGCGAGACGCTGGGCGGTCCCATCGCGATCGAGATCGGTAACACCGAGTGGCCCAAGTGGGAAACCGTCATGGCCTCCGACCCGGTGGCCGCTGACGATCTGGACGTGGCCCGCAACGCGCCGCTGACCCGGCCGCGCCCAGGACATGCCGACTTCGCGGGCATGCTCAAGTACGGCTTCGACGACGCCCGCCCCGTTTTGGAGCGGGCCAGCGCCCGCGAGACCGCGGCCCGGGTCGCGGCAGGCACCGTCGCTCGCTCCTTCCTGCGTCAGGCGCTCGGGGTCGAGGTGCTCTCGCACGTCATCTCGATCGGCGGCTCCAAGCCCTACGACGGGCCCCCACCGGCCGCGGGCGACCTGGCCGGCATCGACGAGAGCCCCGTGCGGGCGTCCGATAAAGACGCCGAGGCCGACATGATCGCCGAGATCGAGGCGGCCAAACGCGACGGCGACACCCTCGGCGGCATCGTCGAGGTCGTCGTCCACGGCCTGCCGATCGGCCTGGGCTCCTTCACCAGCGGTGAGAACCGGCTCGACAGCCAGCTCGCCGGCGCGGTGATGGGCATCCAGGCCATCAAAGGCGTCGAGATCGGCGACGGCTTCGAGACCGCGCGTCGCCGCGGCAGCCAGGCGCACGACGAGATGTACCCCGGCCCCGACGGTGTGGTGCGTTCGACGAACCGGGCCGGCGGGCTCGAAGGCGGCATGACCAACGGGCAGCCGCTGCGGGTGCGCGCGGCGATGAAGCCGATCTCCACGGTGCCGCGGGCACTGGCAACCGTCGACATGGCAACCGGCGACGAGGCGGTCGCCATCCACCAACGTTCCGATGTGTGCGCGGTGCCCGCCGCGGGCGTCGTGGTCGAGACCATGGTCGCGCTGGTGCTGGCGCGGGCGGTGCTGCAGAAGTTCGGCGGTGACTCGTTGGAGGAGACCCGCCGCAATGTCGAGAGCTACCTGCAGGCGGTCGCTGAGCGCATGCCCGGGGAAACTCGAGAAGCTCCAGTGCGGGTGTCGGGGTAG